GCGGGCCTCAGTCCCATTCCAGTCCGCCGCGACGCCAGACGTAGGCGTACGCAACAAAGACGGTCAGCAGGAACAGGCCCATCTCGGCGAGACCGAACCACCCCATCGAGTCGAACCTGACGGCCCACGGGTAGAGGAAGATGATCTCGATGTCGAAGATGATGAAGAGCATCGCGGTGATGTAGTACTTCACCGGGAATCGACCGCCGAGCGCCTGTGGCGTGGCCTCGATCCCGCACTCGTAGGGGTCGGCCTTGGCCTGGTTGGCTCGGCTCGGTCCGACGACCGAGCTCATGACCACCGAACCGACCGCGAAGAGCGTCGCCAGTCCCGCCAAGGC
The sequence above is drawn from the Nocardioides albertanoniae genome and encodes:
- a CDS encoding NADH-quinone oxidoreductase subunit A; amino-acid sequence: MELYVPVLALAGLATLFAVGSVVMSSVVGPSRANQAKADPYECGIEATPQALGGRFPVKYYITAMLFIIFDIEIIFLYPWAVRFDSMGWFGLAEMGLFLLTVFVAYAYVWRRGGLEWD